The stretch of DNA AGCGTTGACCATTAGGACGCCATCCCCTTGGTTTATATGGCGATAAATCTGACGTTGCTAGTCCGATACAGAGAAGCACGAGGGTCAGCTGGAAAATGGAAAAGCAATTAATGGCTTAGCTGTCGCGTGCTTTTCCTGCTGTCCTTTCGGTGGCCGCGTTCTGAAATACGGAACGAAGGAAACGTTACTGGCAGACGGCCATTGTTATCACCAAACGAGTTTGGAACGATGGTTTCGTTCGATCGTGATTGTCTAAATTGATTGGGGTGCCTCCAGTGTTCCATGATTAGGAGAAATAAAAGGTTGCAGAGTCGGTAGATAGTTTTTCCTGGCCTGCGCGGATGTTTTAATGTTTGCGAAAATATTGCATCGAGCAATAAGTTTGTCCTTCTTTCGCTGATGTATGTATTTTCATAACATTTTGCAGAATGATAGAGCTTTTTTTTGTGAAATGTTAAGGTATATGTATCTGGATTTGTTTAGCGAATATAAAATGTGACAcgaatttattattcgattCAACGGTTTCGATTAGTTTGTTCGTAACTATAAAAGCGAGAATGGAAGTGTGTGATTTATtgtgatatttttttatattagtaTAATAGATATTCGTTgcttattgaaaaaattaattttagttttACTTTGCACTTTCCATTCCTCTCAATAATCGTTACGACTTGTTAAAGCTTTaaactattatttttttaacgaacagtgtaatgtaaattaattagGTCCTCTTTTCTCAATGATCTTAATAAGACGTTTTTATCGAGTTCCACCGagttcatattttatatttcaatttataggttttataaatttatgtattcATACATTCAGTTTTCGAATCGAAGAGTACTATTGATTTATGTATGCGTATATAAAACAGCATATTTCAGTTTGCTCATAAATAAAGATCATCTTGTCCGTAAAAACTTTTGTATTGCTGTTAAGGCAGAGATTTAATGTTACAGCGTAAAAACCGGTGTGTTCTgagaattataaaaatattcagaaGATTACTCTCTTCTTATCAGAATTACGTACGTTCTATcgaaagtataaaatttatttatttttttatattatttatactcgATTTCGATCAATATAATCGAATTGGAAAATTCGTCAGGGAAAATCTAAACGATCGTACTCTTCCATTTCTTTGGATCGAAATAAACCCACTGTTATATTGATTTTATTCTttcaaaagaaaagagaaatatttagctgaattataaaaaatattacaaaagtGTTACTTTACCACCTCATAAAAATCGCTTCGTTCAATTAATTTCCTTTACAACTTGATTGTTTCTGTATTCACATGACAACAGATTACGATTTCCTACGCTTTTCCATCCcaataaaagtaataattcCGAAATTATTAATCACTGTCGACGAATAGATGGCACAATGACAAagctataaattataaaaaagaacTTCAAAAATACGTATATGGTTAATCGATATGCAAATGTCAAGTCACCGCGTTGTTGTAAAGGATTAATGACGCGAAGTGTAAATACGCGATCGGCTCGAACGTTCAATGAGATCAAAGTACGATTAATGGTTAATCGTTCCTCGCGTGCATAATAAATCCATTGTCTCGTTACCGTTCTCCACATTATTGCTGGCCAAAAACACTGTTAACTCCACTTGGAAAATTTTGACTGGCTTTTGCCCGTGTCTTTCATCCGTCTTTATATGCGACCACACGTTTATGAGATGGCGTCCAAGTACCGTGAATACGAAACGATTTCATTGGTTATTGCTCACCGTTTCGTAACTATACGCCAGACCTATATTACGTGTCATGAATGGTCATTCATTCGTAAGAAGTATCACGATGGCTACATGACTTTCTTGCGATGCTTTTTGCCAATTTCTTGTAGATTTCAACGAATTTACTTAGTCGACGATGGGTGATAGATATGTGTTTTAAACAATGACGATATTAACATGTTATTAGAAAGTTATGATTCTGGAATATTCTTGGAAAATAGATTAGAATCTCTTTAATTCTACTTAAATCTCCCctaatttttatcttattcCTTTATATTccgtttcattttatttttactctGTACACaaactaaaagaaaaaagaaggtaTTTTACTATCTCTACGCGTTTAAACTCAAAATGCagagttaataaaaaaaaaaaaaagaaagaaatgcaAAGTAAATCAaatagattaaaattaatcctCGTATGCATAGTTTTAATGATAACGTTGTAAGCATACTTATAGAGCGGAGTTTCAAATCTATTACAATATAATGAAGTAATATGAAAGTACTACTAaatgatatgaaatttaatatacttgaaCCTAACTAATTAGTATGCAAGCgtcatgataaataatagtaTGCAAATACTTCTTTTAGTCATACTCAAAAACATTCTGTGGAAAGCGTTCAAATATTCTCACGGGACACTGTGTAAATCTTTGGAAACCAACGTTCCTCTCCCATCATAGAACTATTATATTCACAGAACACACTGTTATTTGTAAAACGGTTATCGCTATTCTGTACGAAGTTTCGGTACGAAGCGTGAGTATCTCAGCGATAGGTAATTTCCTCCTTGGTCCAGCCGGGATCGATTTAAAACGCACCGGCGAAAGCAGCCGTTGTAGTACATAATTTTGTCACGGCTTACGTGAGCGGTACACGTGCTCGGAATGCGGGATCCATTATGAATTCGCAAGATCAGGTCGGACGTCGTCCCGGTGCTCTTACGCGTACGAATTCGATCGGACTCGCCGCTCGAAAAACGTGGCATGCAAGTTAATTATCGGATTGACAGTGAAGCTCACCCGATTCCGATCTGGATTCCGGCTGCGGATCGCTTAGAACCTGCCGGCTGCCCGATGCCTGCGAAGAATCCTGTGTGCAACATCCAGAGAATAAGTTCGACTTTTCTATAGTAGCCAGACAGCAGGGTTTTCGCTAGCGTTCCGGTAATTCTTTCCAGTTAACTAGTCTCGAGGCTAGCGAGTCGCTTGCAGAACTGACGGATTTATTTTCTACTCTCTCTGGCTTTATATTTCTCGTATGTTTCGTATTTTTCGTGCGTTTTACCAAAggattttggaatatttttgttaGGTCGATCGGGCAATTTTCGATAAGATTTTTTCTCGAGTTTCTCATCTTCCTTTCATTTCGCGACCAAGTACATTTCGATAAACTGCTCGCCAGTGGAAGAATTAAACATCAACaaatgaaaagtaaaaatcaCGTTCTAGTAGAAAGTAAATTTTTATCGTACACCTCGAAGAGATCTAGATATACGATGGTGGTTATTAGCCATGTTACGTGGAAGCAAATGAACGAGCCAATATTCACGAGCTGCTTCGTAGACTAGGATAGaatatttatacgaaattttccatttatctTCGTTGACGAAGCGCCGTGCTCAAATGAATTAAATGGAATCTATCGATCTACCTTCCAATCGCGTCCACTCGAGTCCATTTGTGGTGACCTGTCGTTTCCGCTTTTCATTCTCGCCCGTTATCGATAATCCATAAGTCCCTTTGTGATAATCGCAATCTCGACGGATACGGCGGAGGCCCGACTCTCCTATTTGAACGCGTTTGTGCTGTCAATAGATCAATATCTTTTTCAGCGGATGTGTTTGACATCGGCTGCCGTCTGCTTAGAAGAGAGCGAAAGACTTTACGACCTCTTCCTATAATATCCGATCATTTCGGAAAATTGTGTCTAATTGTCGAGACATAAAAAAATCAACATCGAGGATCAAACTTTTATAACGAAcgattaacaattttttaaccCGTTAACAGGTTACCtttgataattatttaatatgatAGTGTCAGTTTCAGTACCGTGGATCTTGGCACATTAAACCGAACCAACATCTTAAATTTAACCTGCACCTTAAAGTTAACTGGATTGCGCACTTTTATTCGTTTACGGGAAATTTCAATGTATGAAAACGTAGAGAATGAACGTAACATACAAAATATGCAAGGCAAAGTATCCTATAAGTATCCTATAAGCTTTCATTCCAATTGtgaaactatttttattttgttccgTCAGTTCTGTAAAAATGgaagttttattaatttccatGCGTTTGCTTTTATAGTATTTACATGAATCTGTTCGCGAATTTCCCTAGATTTATTAATGTTAATTCATGGGCGGTATATCGAAAAGTCGTGAAATTCAGTgctataattaattactttcATCAGCAGTTTAATTAAAAGGGAACCATATGTTACGTTAATGTGGAAcagtaaaaagatatttaaggtacaacttgtattatttatcacaATGTTCGTTACGTTAGGTTAGTCTTTTCGAATAGATTCGCAGAAAAAGTGTATGCAGGTTCTACTTCATTATACTAACGACGATATTTTATCTGCGTCGAATTAAATGGGAATGTTTCCTGTTTGAATGTTGCAACGATGATCTCAGTTTCCCTGTATGGAATTTTGCAATATTCACCTTTCGTCATTTTAACGAACACCGAAACTCGATTCCAACAGAATGTTGTTTCACCATCGTAATTAGAATTTATACAGAATGACGATCCGTTTATAGAAACTAATTTCGAAATCGTTGTTCgtcgtttaaataaataaaccaTAGTCACGTATCAAATATATCTCGATAAATTCTTCAAGTGAAATTTAAGTGTTTTCCATTTTCTATCGGAGGATAGCTCAATACGCTGTTAATCAGTTTTGTGTTATTAAATTGTCTTTTCATTTGGTTTTCGGATTAAATATACGTTTTTGTTactgttttaaatatttcaaagatatcGATCGCCGTAATATTAGTACGAAATTTCGTCGATCTTCATAGAAGCCTATGAAACGCAATTGCGTACAACTGTAGTCGCTAACGATCCTCAGAGGTGGATTCAActccaaataaataaattgaaaaagaaggaatataCTGTACTTGcaagttaaatatttatttattcaataatAAGTAAGTAAATATTCGTGAAAAATCTTATACATTTACTCGAAGGTAAATTGCATGGTATCGgtcgtaaaaatattttcggaACGATAATATTGATTCGCGATAGAAGATGTCCTTCTTTTCTCGCTGGATCTCGATAATTCTTCGCGCGGCCAtagtaaaaataaacgaagaatGAATAATGTCTAGCCCGAGCGTCAAGATGAAATCTACGTAACGTTCTGCGCCCGACAGATAGAAGTGCCAGTTTGATCGAAAGCGCAAAATATAATACTCCGCATTGGGTACTTTTGTTCTCTGATCGAGTATATCAAGTATTCTGGTCGAGTAACAAGTGGTGCACGCGTCATGTCACTTGTCAGACGCAGTGCACACTACACACTCAGGCCTGGTCCCTGGTGCCTTTTACCTGAAAACAAGAATGAATATTCCTTGTCGATAAAAGTCCAGCCTCTTCGTACCTGTCTCTTCGCCAATCCATTCGTTTTCTTCCTTCGTATCGagaaatttcttctttaaatttCCACTTTTCTAATCCGTTGGttgtttgttatttattatattacttgTTATTTACTCCGGAAAGTGTTTTGTGAACGATGCAGACTTTATCAGCGTATGATATATGTTTCCCCTGTGAGAATGGCTTATTCTATGtattttagtttattattttcatagaaGAATGATTgcaaaacaatattttattctgtGATTTTTAGCAACGTTCGCGGTTATCCTTTGGTTCGAACAGTTGGGTtgataaataaacgataaacaGTAATACACGCAAATCTAATTAATACATTCAATGAAAATTCTAAATAGGAAGTGGATATAGCTGAGATTATTCgatactttttctattttttcgtCCAGTTTATTCTAGAAGTTTTTCAATAGTACatattaatatcgaacgaCCTGGATTcattcttttgtatttttatttttattctaaaaaGTCTGCTTTAATGAACTCGCTCGATATTGAACATATGTTTTTAAATGCACGTAATAGGATAAACAGGAATAAAGTTGTACGATTTAAACAATTTCTATCATACAATTAAAGTTTGCCAAAACAAGGAAGCATCCTAATCTTAAAGACATTCGCGCGGCAATGTAAATCCGCGGcgatgtaaatttaaattgaaaaatgtttagCGTTCTTCGGCAGACCAGCAGacgtttattaaatttcagtCCACTGCAAACGCTGTCTGCAGAAgattaaacaatttcatttctaGCACCGAGCGTCTTTTTGCGACGATTCACGGATCAATTAGAACGGATTCTCGtagtattttttttaatcgtaGGTTTATCGTGTTTGTATTTCCTCCGATGAATATGGAGTATggaattaaaattgaattcaGAATATAAATCGAACAAATATTTGTGTTATCAGACCGCTCCGTTGTTTTTTATTATCAGgatcaataataaattactttatagtacaaattattttaaattaatattctatacaccctaaattttgtttataatcGGAAGTTTATTTCGATACACGAATTAAATTAGATTAAGACCATCTACTACTGTAGTACATTCGTTcgtgtttattattatttatttgaatttttatcttCTTACTCACTGCTGCTTTCTTTCGATACAGTCACTTATAATTGCTAATTATAGTTTATTATCTTATCTCCTCTTCAAATTTCCGTACAATCACGCATTAATTCACAAAACATATCTCACTCGAGCATCTCTTGACACGTCTACGTCTCGGTGTTGTCTGTATATAGAAACGTAGGAAAACAGAACTATACATATTACACGAGAATAATCCAGGAAAGgattaaatgtaaatttacgTCGATATTAGAAATCATTACGATCCAATTATTGTTTCTCGCGTCCATTGCACTCGTTGTTTTTCTCACTTTGTTTAACTCCTACGTAATGCACGCCCTTTCTGGCATCCTGACGCCTTTGCACGTCCTTCGTCAACACGGTCATGATGAAACCGACGAGCAGCGCCGTACAAAGTCCCACGTGCACCGGAATATCCCCGTATACTTCCAGCAATCGGCCCATTATCAGAATGAGAACAATTCCGTAAACGTTATTAGCCACGTTCAAAATTCCCGCCGTTATCTCCTCGGACTCTGGGTACGTGTATTCCGCGCACATTTCGTATCCTAAGGCTACGTAACCGACTAGGAAGTACCTACAGAAAGTAGGTAATTGCACTTTAGAGTTGCACTAGAATCAATTTCGAGTGAATGAGTTGCACGGtgaatcgtggaagaaaatttCGATGACGATCACTGTCACAATTTATGGTAATGCCGTAAAAGCCATAGTTCAAGTAAAGAAAGTGTGAAAAAGAATTTGATATTCCTGTCGTATATTTCGATGATGATCAGACAGATGACTGACGTATTCTGATTTTTACTCAATTCTGTCGTTATAGtcgatttttaataaaaaaaaaagaaatagagaaaggtgaaagaaaatttgaacGATGGTCGGTGCTACGAATTTTGACGCGGTAACAACGATTCAGGAGTTATGGCAAAGTATgacaaaatttttcatttctgaCAGACGTGAgataattttttgataatcAGAGGGACGACATTTTATAACATCCTAGCATATTTTAattcgaatttatttattttgcaagTTGAGAAGCTTCAATACGATAAGCAAGAAACCGGTAATATCCTCCTGTAGTTAAATAAATCGAACGAGGTTGAACTATGCTTCATTTCATCGATTACGAGATAACTGAAAGATCGAAGGAACTTTGTATTTTTGCGTAAAGTAATTAACAAGGTAATTAACGACGCGATTAACGACGTAGTTTTCTATAGGTATTTGAACATGAAGTTGTTAATTGAAATGATCtgatgttaataaaacgtggTGTGTGCACGTGTATACAGTACCCGAGAAAAATAGCCGATAGGTATACCATCCATTTCATTTCGAGCCACATGAACGTAGAAAAGAATAGCTGTCCACACAGTGCGAGAAAATACACGATTACGGTTGTTTCCCTGAAAGTACATATGTCCAgttttgttataaaatattaaaaaaagagagacaCGCGTTGGCGAGGTacatgttaaaaaatatgaacaCCGACAGAAACGTACGATATATCAGGAATTTGATTTAACACTGTCCAGGTTGATCCATTTTTCACAAAATGAATACATTTAGAGTACTATGTTGGATTTAGAAATAGCGAATTCTGTTGGATACACATATACACACGCATTCAGGCACACTTATATTCTTCTATATGATAcgcagaatattttttatatctcgaAAAAAATCGTTTATAATCCGATATTGTATCTTGGCGATAGAGTTTCAATTAagataaattatagaaaatgccattggattaaaaaattaaacgatctCGAAGAATTTTCTTTGCTTTTATCGTTTTGTCTTTCAATGATCTTTCAGTTTATTATCTGAAATTTAACTTACTGGCATACTAATTTTTTCACGCTTACACGCTCCTGTGCATATTATCTTTTCCGAAAGAAAATTGCTATTTCTCGTTCTTAATAATCGATAACGAAATTCTCGCCAACAATCAAAATGTACTCAATCACGAAAGTGTTAGAGCTTGAACTGTTGAATTACTAAAAACTGAATTATAGCAGATGAGTTAAATGAAAAAGATGGATCATCTGACACGGTAATTTCTGTTTGCTAATAAGCGTCAAAGATAGAaacaatagaataaaattcatGCAAAAGAAAATAGAGCTGCGAAGATAGAGGGAGAATTTACGTGATAATCTTCGAAAGATAGACGaagaaatttgaataaaattttcttacttGTATTTATGTGTCTTATCGAGAATCACTCCAAAAGTGACAGCACCTATCATTCCTGTAATGATCATGGCCAAACCGATTTTACCCGCGTCTTCCTCACCGTGCTGCAAAATGTTCAACGTTTCATAATTAGACCTGTATAATCGACGTGTGTAACGTGAGCATATTCAGGTTCTCCCTAGAATTCGAATTTCCTGAAAtcgaaaaattagaaatatctatgggaaataatttctttgttGATCAGCTCACCTCGAAGTGTGCAAGATATATTTGATTTAGTAACGTTCCTACGACGTTCAACACACCGATGCTCAAACCGTACGAATTGCAGAGAATCAAGTAACTTTTGTTTCTGAACAATCTCTTAATGGGTTGcataatattttcttcaagTTCCATTCGATTTAACTTTTGTAGAGCCCGTGTTTTGCTCGGCGGTAATTTTGGATCGTCCTCGAATACTGTAtgaagtaatatttttttttagatatcAGATGTTCCAGACTgaacaatataatatttagtaattaaattgttaaatataattttcgatTTTTTGCAATTTTCCTTTGTGTATATTactttcaacaattttttctgatttaaaaaaaattctttaattcaCGATATACTTAGGAATTGTtactaaattttattaatgttcatTGAAAAGTGACAAGAAATTGCTTACACGTTATAACTAATATGAACGCAATCGTCATGATGATAGCTACGGTCCAGAAAAGGTGCGACAAGCTCGTGCCAATATCGTCGAGATTTTCATGATTCTTCACGATTATCGGTGTAATTAAGAAACTTAAGGCTATCCCCATCTGGGTACCAAAAATGCTTAATGACGTAGCTGTGGAAAGTTCATTGGCGGCAAACCATTGCGCTGCCAGACGTCCAGGTAATGTTAGAATTATCGTCTGATACGAAAAAAATgcgatataaaattatattatatattattaaagtactacaaatttttaagttgtagttgaaaaatattcaattgtcAGATGTAGTTGTTAcgttgtattctatattttatatggaTTATTGTGAAATACtgttatttgtttattatatttttgtaaaagaaTCATTTCCCagaaaacattttaaattgttaaaagtaattttaataattatttaagttTCATTTGAAAAACTGTTATTTCAGTAATATAATACGGGCCAGCAAAGTTTTAAAAGTCATAATTACAGCATAGACACACAGACAAAAATTCTTACGATACTTTTATAAACAAGTTTTGTTCTGttcaaaatgataaaattgtaagttGTATTCTTCCATAGAATTTCGAAACTCGAACTGGATTTTCCTTTtccattttgtttttttttttttttttttttttttgaacgAGAACAAGATTTCtgtagacattgaaattacaatGTATTCCGAAACAGaagttacaaattacaaaGGTTTCATTAAGCTTGAAATGCAGTCACTGAACGAGCATAAATCTTTCTACGAGATAGTGTTTCGGGGTTAAGGCCTGGTACATAAAGTTCGACTAGACTTGTAATGCCTTGCATTAGCAAAAATTTATGACACGTTTTCAGAATTTGCTTCACGTACCTGAGTTTATAACTCACGCGATTTTCACAAACGCAACGTCGtcaaatttgtaaatataatcttccGACAATGTGAAAACctgtttttaattattttggtCGAAAATTACAGGTGTAGACAGATTATAGTGTGTgcgaaataataataattgccGTAAGTATAATCGATCGCGTTCCAAGTTGTGTACTATGCCCGTTGATTAGGATTGATTTATTGCATCgcttattttgttttatacaACTTTTAACTGGATCAGTCTGACACGAACCGTACCATACTACTTACAGCGACGCGTGAGCAAAGTTCTTAGCTTCGAACCTTTCGAATTCGAGGACGGCttgaaaacatatttttgcaaacaaattcaatattaataaatttctcaTTGCTTTTATCAATctttattgatttttatttacttgaaaaattgaaaaattcaattcagTTTCATAGTAGCAAACATTTAAATTCTGAATTGTGGCATCAATGAATTGGAATATTTTTGAagtatctcgttttatttagCGTTCTATATTTTACACAATGATTTATCTCCTATAAAGTATAGAATACTAAATAACACCgccaatattttaaaattaagtaTTTCAATCCACATTTTTATGAGCCTATTTTTATTCGTTGGCATGTCGATCGAGAATTAAATTACCATTAATGGAGACAAATAAAAAACGAGGAATTGATTTCTAACCTGTGTAGAAGCAACTAGAGACTGTCCAATGAAGGTGACGTAAAATCTGTCAGGACTGACGGACAAAACTTTGATCCACGAACCAAGACAGGTAGCACCGCAGCCTATAATGTTAGTCCATCTAA from Bombus huntii isolate Logan2020A chromosome 3, iyBomHunt1.1, whole genome shotgun sequence encodes:
- the LOC126864111 gene encoding feline leukemia virus subgroup C receptor-related protein 2-like, giving the protein MRMTEEKDLNEVLCVNNLVKVVNGNEKHNSNPLETKVYKRRWLMLGLFILYTGMSNFQWIQYSIISNIVSRYYGVSSLTVDWTAMTFMGYYVIFIFPATYMVDRVGFRWTNIIGCGATCLGSWIKVLSVSPDRFYVTFIGQSLVASTQTIILTLPGRLAAQWFAANELSTATSLSIFGTQMGIALSFLITPIIVKNHENLDDIGTSLSHLFWTVAIIMTIAFILVITLFEDDPKLPPSKTRALQKLNRMELEENIMQPIKRLFRNKSYLILCNSYGLSIGVLNVVGTLLNQIYLAHFEHGEEDAGKIGLAMIITGMIGAVTFGVILDKTHKYKETTVIVYFLALCGQLFFSTFMWLEMKWMVYLSAIFLGYFLVGYVALGYEMCAEYTYPESEEITAGILNVANNVYGIVLILIMGRLLEVYGDIPVHVGLCTALLVGFIMTVLTKDVQRRQDARKGVHYVGVKQSEKNNECNGREKQ